A genome region from Akkermansiaceae bacterium includes the following:
- a CDS encoding enoyl-CoA hydratase/isomerase family protein, with amino-acid sequence MNISLTFSNSTAILVFDREGSSANIFDSATLAELSERLDELTAQPEVTGLLIRSAKPHIFIAGADLNELSTARGEKLTRLIATGQTLFNRIADLPYPTVCAIHGACVGGGYELALACDWRVASDSQETVIGLPETQLGILPAWGGTTRLPDLLGLQDALPVILSGKIHSPELAKRKGLVDQTVPKEHLKAHALSFLEKGKRHHTNNPITHNQAVAALIRVQAQKELLKKTHGHYPGPEAALEVAVASIGKTRAQSQQAELEAIQRLATLPQTAQLIRLFFLQERAKKHKHSSAEPREIKRAAVIGAGLMGSGIAYWLSTRKIETTLQDISPEALAHGMKSISGLYADAQKHHVFSKTEAARGLDRIHPASGSVPLSRCDLIIEAAVEKLSIKQKIFSDLAARCRPDTVLATNTSALPIHELASSITHPERLVGLHFFNPVHRMQLVEVVRTESTSDETLATAVSFVRKIGKLPVVVKDSPGFLVNRILMPYLVEAAAMFEQGGDPEEIDQAMLDFGMPMGPLRLLDEVGLDVAMHVAGTLAAAYPGRMKIPKIVGKLLEADHTGRKGGSGFYVYDAGSPAVNAEAIGFQTGSEETPKDTREILAKLMAAEAKLCLDEGVAETADDIDLAMILGTGYPPFRGGPLAASLA; translated from the coding sequence ATGAACATCTCCCTCACCTTCTCGAACTCCACAGCGATCCTTGTTTTCGACCGCGAGGGTTCCTCGGCCAACATCTTCGACTCCGCCACCCTCGCGGAACTTTCCGAGCGCCTCGACGAGCTCACCGCCCAACCCGAAGTCACCGGACTCCTCATCCGCTCCGCAAAACCTCACATTTTCATCGCCGGAGCCGATCTGAACGAACTCTCCACCGCGCGCGGCGAAAAACTCACCCGCCTCATCGCCACCGGCCAAACCCTCTTCAACCGCATCGCCGACCTGCCTTATCCCACCGTCTGCGCGATCCACGGTGCCTGCGTCGGCGGCGGCTATGAGCTCGCCCTCGCCTGCGACTGGCGCGTCGCCAGCGATTCCCAGGAAACTGTAATCGGTCTCCCGGAAACCCAGCTCGGCATACTCCCCGCATGGGGCGGCACCACACGCCTGCCAGATCTGCTGGGTCTGCAGGACGCACTCCCGGTCATCCTTTCCGGAAAAATCCACTCCCCCGAACTCGCGAAACGCAAAGGCCTCGTCGATCAGACCGTCCCCAAGGAGCACCTGAAAGCCCACGCCCTCAGCTTCCTCGAAAAAGGCAAGCGCCACCACACGAACAACCCCATCACCCACAACCAAGCCGTCGCAGCCCTCATCCGCGTCCAGGCGCAGAAAGAGCTTCTCAAGAAAACCCATGGCCACTACCCCGGCCCCGAGGCCGCACTGGAAGTGGCCGTCGCTTCGATAGGAAAAACCCGCGCCCAGTCGCAGCAGGCCGAACTCGAAGCCATACAGCGCCTCGCCACCCTCCCGCAAACAGCCCAGCTCATCCGCCTGTTTTTCCTCCAGGAGCGGGCGAAGAAACACAAGCACAGCTCCGCAGAGCCTCGCGAAATCAAACGGGCAGCCGTCATCGGAGCCGGCCTCATGGGTTCCGGCATCGCCTACTGGCTTTCCACCAGGAAGATCGAAACCACACTCCAGGACATCTCGCCCGAGGCTCTCGCCCATGGCATGAAATCCATCTCCGGCCTCTATGCCGATGCGCAGAAGCACCACGTCTTTTCCAAAACGGAAGCCGCCCGAGGCCTCGACCGCATCCATCCCGCCAGTGGCAGCGTTCCCCTATCGCGCTGCGATCTCATCATCGAGGCCGCCGTCGAGAAGCTCTCCATCAAACAAAAAATCTTCTCCGACCTCGCCGCCCGCTGCCGTCCCGATACCGTGCTCGCCACCAACACCTCCGCCCTACCCATCCACGAACTCGCCTCCTCAATCACCCATCCCGAACGCCTCGTCGGCTTGCATTTCTTCAACCCCGTCCACCGCATGCAGCTCGTCGAGGTCGTCCGCACGGAATCCACCTCCGACGAAACCCTAGCCACCGCCGTCTCTTTCGTCCGGAAAATCGGCAAGCTCCCCGTGGTGGTCAAGGACTCGCCCGGCTTCCTCGTCAACCGCATCCTCATGCCCTACCTCGTCGAGGCCGCCGCCATGTTCGAGCAGGGCGGCGACCCCGAGGAAATCGATCAGGCCATGCTCGACTTCGGAATGCCCATGGGTCCGCTGCGCCTTCTCGACGAGGTCGGACTCGATGTGGCCATGCACGTGGCAGGCACCCTCGCCGCCGCATATCCGGGCCGGATGAAGATTCCGAAAATCGTCGGAAAGCTCCTCGAAGCCGACCACACCGGGCGCAAGGGCGGCAGCGGTTTCTATGTCTATGACGCTGGATCCCCCGCCGTAAATGCCGAGGCCATCGGCTT
- a CDS encoding thiolase family protein, which produces MFIIAATRTPFCKMGTDLAALTADDLGRAAATALLAETGIDPAEISEVIFGCVAQPAEAANIARVIALRSGIPQHVPAMTVHRNCASGMEAVTAAHQRIAAGQGDLFLVGGTESMTHVPLLFPHEAAQHFSDLNRAKSSGQKLSAAASFNLSDFKPRIGLELGLTDPFSGLIMGDTAEILSREFGITREAQDKFAAESHAKALAHREQLNSEISPVFCNGTAITEDNGIRTDSTPEKLSTLRPIFDRTTGTVTAGNSSQITDGAVALLVGTEAAAKRHGLEPLGRLAAYAYSGCDPARMGLGPVHAIAKAKQLSGLTPDDADLIELNEAFAAQVLAVLSSLKHPSTHHLDLPAYEIPLEKLNPRGGAIALGHPVGATGARLILTALDQLRETGGKRALATLCIGGGQGAALYLERP; this is translated from the coding sequence ATGTTCATCATAGCCGCCACCCGCACACCCTTCTGCAAGATGGGCACAGACCTCGCCGCCCTCACCGCCGACGATCTCGGCCGCGCCGCGGCCACCGCGCTCCTGGCGGAAACCGGGATCGACCCCGCCGAGATCTCGGAAGTCATCTTCGGCTGCGTGGCACAGCCCGCCGAGGCCGCGAACATCGCGCGCGTCATCGCCCTGCGCTCCGGGATCCCGCAGCACGTCCCCGCCATGACCGTGCACCGCAACTGCGCCTCCGGCATGGAGGCGGTCACCGCCGCCCACCAGCGCATCGCGGCAGGGCAGGGGGATCTTTTCCTCGTCGGCGGCACCGAGAGCATGACCCATGTCCCGCTGCTCTTCCCCCATGAAGCAGCCCAGCATTTCTCAGATCTCAACCGCGCCAAATCCTCCGGCCAGAAACTCTCCGCCGCCGCCAGTTTCAACCTCTCGGATTTCAAACCGCGCATCGGCCTTGAGCTGGGCCTAACGGATCCGTTCAGCGGCCTGATCATGGGAGACACCGCAGAAATCCTCTCCCGCGAATTCGGCATCACCCGCGAAGCCCAGGACAAGTTCGCCGCGGAATCCCACGCCAAAGCCCTGGCCCACCGCGAACAGCTCAACTCCGAAATCTCCCCCGTCTTCTGCAACGGAACAGCGATCACGGAGGACAACGGCATCCGCACCGATTCCACCCCTGAAAAACTCTCCACCCTCCGTCCCATCTTCGACCGCACCACCGGCACCGTCACCGCCGGAAACTCCTCACAGATCACCGACGGAGCCGTCGCCCTCCTCGTCGGCACCGAGGCCGCCGCCAAGCGCCACGGCCTCGAACCCCTCGGCCGCCTCGCCGCCTATGCATACTCCGGCTGCGATCCCGCCCGCATGGGACTCGGCCCCGTCCACGCCATTGCAAAAGCCAAACAACTCTCCGGCCTCACCCCGGACGATGCCGACCTCATCGAACTCAACGAAGCCTTCGCAGCCCAAGTCCTCGCCGTCCTGTCATCCTTGAAACATCCATCCACCCACCATCTCGACCTCCCCGCCTACGAGATCCCCCTTGAAAAACTCAACCCAAGGGGCGGAGCCATCGCCCTCGGCCACCCTGTCGGTGCCACCGGTGCCCGCCTCATCCTCACCGCCCTCGACCAGCTCCGGGAAACCGGAGGAAAACGCGCCCTCGCCACCCTCTGCATCGGCGGCGGCCAAGGAGCCGCCCTCTACCTCGAGCGCCCCTAG